In Rhinatrema bivittatum chromosome 17, aRhiBiv1.1, whole genome shotgun sequence, one genomic interval encodes:
- the LOC115079536 gene encoding interferon-induced transmembrane protein 5-like, translating to MDTSYPREDFLPATPSKPDRSHTVITIGPPIVPRDHLIWSIFNTIYMNLCCLGFMALVYSVKARDQKVAGDVDSARHYGSKAKCYNILATVWNVTVPLLLIALVVTGVIHLSNLAQESMNLFNLKYFVSDEERK from the exons ATGGACACTTCGTACCCCAGGGAAGACTTCCTGCCTGCCACCCCTAGCAAACCGGACCGCTCCCACACTGTAATCACCATTGGACCCCCGATTGTGCCCCGAGACCATTTGATCTGGTCCATCTTCAACACCATCTACATGAACCTCTGCTGCTTGGGTTTCATGGCCTTGGTTTATTCTGTCAAG GCACGAGACCAGAAGGTAGCCGGAGATGTGGACTCAGCCCGTCATTACGGCTCCAAAGCCAAATGCTACAACATCCTGGCCACGGTGTGGAACGTGACGGTGCCGCTCCTGCTCATCGCCCTGGTGGTCACGGGAGTGATCCACCTCTCCAACCTCGCCCAGGAGTCTATGAACCTCTTCAACCTCAAGTACTTTGTCAGCGACGAGGAGAGGAAGTGA